Proteins from one Hoplias malabaricus isolate fHopMal1 chromosome 2, fHopMal1.hap1, whole genome shotgun sequence genomic window:
- the LOC136686526 gene encoding zinc finger protein 850-like, translating into MLKSGEDGECRSSRHEEFSLAASDTITNDTQIEKSTDKEKTYNCSKCGKGFTLQSYLRIHQRIHTREKPFQCSLCGKCFRIQIHLKDHQHIHSGEKPYSCSECGKGFTTKPILKRHRRIHTGEKPHSCSECGKRFTTKPNLQRHQLIHTGEKPYQCLDCGMSFRLLIHLQRHQRLHTGEKPFHCVECGINYRLLVHLQTHQCIHRKEKPYFCPECGKGFTTKLILQRHKRIHTGEKPFSCSECGKSFTTKGSLQGHQRIHTGEKPYQCLECGLRYRLQIHLQRHQLIHTGEKPYQCSYCGVSFRLQFRLQEHQRIHTGEKPYSCSECGKSFTRLMCLKRHQRIHTGVKPYYCSVCGTSFSSLICLKEHHRIHTGEKPYQCPDCGKTFTHLCTLRRHLRVHTGEKLYSCSECGKKFSGHSHLKRHHRVHTGEKPYQCPECGKRFTRMHSLKDHQRSHTGEKPYHCLECEKSFIHPKSLQNHQCIRKGEKPYQCSECERCFTRERSLQSHQCIRKGEKVYHCSKCEKSFIHHKSLRNHQCIRKGEKPYQCSECEKCFTKIGNLQKHKCIPKGEKPYQCLKCEKCFIQKRSLQKHKCIHLE; encoded by the coding sequence ATGTTGAAATCAGGAGAGGATGGGGAGTGCAGGAGCTCTAGACATGAGGAGTTCTCCTTAGCTGCTTCCGACACTATTACAAATGACACCCAAATTGAGAAAAGTacagacaaagagaaaacaTACAACTGCTCAAAGTGTGGGAAGGGTTTTACTTTGCAGAGTTATCTCAGgatacaccagcgcattcacacaagAGAGAAACCATTTCAGTGCTCATTGTGTGGGAAGTGCTTTAGGATTCAGATTCATCTTAAAGACCACCAACATATACACTCAGGGGAAAAACCATATtcgtgttcagagtgtggcaagGGTTTCACTACCAAGCCTATTCTCAAAAGGCACAgacgcattcacacaggagaaaaaccacattcctgttcagagtgtggcaagAGATTTACAACCAAGCCTAATCTCCAGAGACACCAgctcattcacacaggagaaaaaccatatcagtgcttagactgtgggatgagttttaggCTACTGATCCATCTCCAGAGACACCAGCgccttcacacaggagagaaacctttTCACTGTGTAGAATGTGGGATTAATTATAGGCTACTTGtccatctccaaacacaccagtgcattcacagaaaagagaagccATATTTCTGCCCAGAGTGTGGAAAGGGTTTTACTACCAAGCTCATTCTCCAAAGGCACaaacgcattcacacaggagaaaaaccattttcctgttcagagtgtgggaaaagttttacCACAAAGGGTAGTCTCCAaggacaccagcgcattcacacaggagaaaagcCGTATCAGTGCTTAGAGTGTGGGCTGAGATACAGGCTACAGATTCATCTTCAAAGACACCAGCTCATTCACACAGgggagaaaccgtatcagtgctcgtATTGTGGGGTGAGTTTTAGGCTACAGTTTCGTCTCCaagaacaccagcgcattcacacgggagagaaaccgtattcctgttcagagtgtgggaagagttttacaaGACTGATGTGTCTtaaaagacaccagcgcattcacacgggAGTGAAACCCTACTACTGTTCAGTGTGTGGGACGAGTTTTAGTTCACTGATTTGTCTCAAAGAACACcatcgcattcacacaggagaaaaaccctATCAGTGCCCAGATTGTGGGAAAACTTTTACACATCTGTGTACTCTCCGACGACACCTGCGtgttcacactggagagaaactgtattcctgttcagagtgtgggaagaagtTTTCTGGTCACAGTCATCTCAAAAGACACCATcgcgttcacacaggagagaaaccgtatcagtgcccGGAATGTGGGAAGCGGTTTACGCGAATGCATTCCCTTAAAGATCACcagcgcagtcacacaggggaGAAACCGTATCATTGCTTGGAGTGTGAGAAGAGTTTTATTCATCCTAAGAGTCTCCAAAATCATCAGTGTATTCGCAagggagagaaaccatatcagtgtTCGGAGTGTGAGAGGTGTTTTACTCGAGAGAGGAGTCTCCAGAGTCATCAGTGCATTCGGAAAGGAGAGAAGGTTTATCACTGTTCAAAGTGTGAGAAAAGCTTTATTCACCATAAGAGTCTCAGAAATCATCAGTGTATTCGCAAAGGAGAAAAGCCGTATCAGTGCTCTGAGTGTGAGAAGTGTTTTACTAAAATAGGGAACCTCCAAAAGCATAAGTGCATTCCCAAAGGAGAGAAACCCTATCAATGCTTAAAGTGTGAGAAGTGTTTTATTCAAAAGAGGAGTCTCCAAAAACATAAGTGCATTCACTTAGAATAG
- the LOC136686545 gene encoding zinc finger protein 585A-like isoform X3 — MLKSGEIKSEDTECRSSNSKETSSAAPNTSTFAVQAQKTTDNGKTYNCTVCGKSFTLESSLKQHQRIHREKKRYSCSECGKSFTRPRHLEIHQSVHTGERPHSCSECGNYFSNLSSLKRHQRIHTGEKPFQCSECGQRFTRQNSLQTHQRIHTGERPYYCTECGQSFNERRSLQIHQHIHTGEKPYQCSECGKSFNQKKNLQRHQLIHTGEKPYQCSECGKSFAHLSNLIGHQRLHTGEKPYSCSDCGQSFTRLGHLQTHKRIHTGEKPYQCSECGQSFTTGSTLVKHQRIHTGEKPYQCSECGQCFTSRNSLTRHQRIHTGEKPYQCSECGRRFTARRSLIKHQCIHTGEKLFNCTECGKSFTHHSSLKQHQRIHTGEKPYSCSECGKSFTRQSHLHTHQSVHTGEKLYSCSDCGKDFTHQSSLKRHQQIHTGEKPYHCSECGQRFTRQNNLLTHQRIHTGERPYYCTECGKSFTELCSLQIHQRIHTGEKPYQCSECGKSFSQLSNLQRHHHIHTGEKPYQCTECGKSFNQLSNLTGHQRLHTGEKPYSCSVCGQSFTQLGHLQTHQRIHTGEKPYQCSECGQSFTTRSSLVRHQRTHTGEKPYLCSVWEVFYCTE, encoded by the exons ATGCTGAAATCAGGAGAGATTAAAAGTGAGGATACAGAGTGCAGAAGCTCCAATTCCAAGGAAACATCCTCGGCTGCTCCTAACACTAGTACATTTGCTGTACAAGCACAGAAAACTACAGATAATGGGAAAACTTACAACTGTACAgtgtgtggaaagagttttaccCTTGAAAGTTCTCTCAAAcagcaccagcgcattcacagagaaaagaaacggtattcctgttcagagtgtgggaagagttttactagaCCGAGGCATCTAGAAATCCACCAGAGcgttcacactggagagagacCGCATTCCTGTTCTGAGTGTGGAAACTATTTTTCTAATCTGAGTTCTCtcaaaagacaccagcgcattcacacaggagaaaaaccttTTCAGTGTTCAGAATGTGGGCAAAGGTTTACTAGACAAAATAGTCTCCAGacacatcagcgcattcacacaggagaaaggCCTTACTACTGTACAGAGTGTGGGCAGAGTTTTAATGAACGTCGTAGTTTGCAAAtacaccagcacattcacactggagagaaaccttatcagtgctcagagtgtgggaagagttttaatcaaAAGAAAAACCTTCAAAGACACCAGcttattcacacaggagagaaaccatatcagtgctcagaaTGCGGGAAGAGTTTTGCTCATCTAAGTAATCTCATAGGACACCAGCGtcttcacaccggagagaaaccttATTCCTGTTCAGACTGTGGGCAAAGTTTTACTCGACTCGGTcatcttcaaacacacaaacgcattcacacaggagaaaaaccataccagtgttcagagtgtgggcaGAGTTTTACTACAGGGAGCACTCTAgtaaaacaccagcgcattcacactggagagaaaccgtacCAGTGCTCAGAATGCGGGCAGTGTTTTACATCAAGGAATAGTCTCacaagacaccagcgcattcacacaggagaaaagccgtatcagtgttcagagtgcgGGCGGAGGTTTACTGCACGGAGGAGTCTCATTAAACACCAgtgcattcacactggagagaagct TTTTAACTGCACTGAGTGCGGAAAGAGTTTTACTCATCACAGTTCTCTGAAacaacaccagcgcattcacacaggagagaaaccgtattcctgttcagagtgtggaaagagttttactCGACAGAGTCATCTCCACACCCACCAGAGcgttcacactggagagaaactcTATTCCTGTTCAGATTGTGGGAAGGATTTCACTCATCAGAGTTCTCTCAAAAGACACCAGCagattcacacaggagaaaaaccgtatcactgttcagagtgtgggcaAAGGTTTACTAGACAAAACAACCTCCTAacacatcagcgcattcacacaggagaaaggCCGTACTACTGtacagagtgtgggaagagctttACTGAACTCTGCAGTCTGcaaatacaccagcgcattcacactggagaaaaaccgtatcagtgctcagagtgtgggaagagtttttcaCAACTGAgtaatctccaaagacaccaccatattcacacaggagagaaaccttatcagtgcacagagtgtgggaagagctttAATCAACTGAGTAATCTCACTGGACACCAGCGtcttcacacaggagagaaaccgtattcctGTTCAGTGTGTGGACAAAGTTTTACTCAACTTGGTCATCTTCagacacaccagcgcattcacacaggagagaagccgtaccagtgctcagagtgtgggcaGAGTTTTACTACACGGAGTAGTCTCGTAAGACACCAGCGcactcacactggagagaaaccgtatctgTGCTCCGTGTGGGAAGTGTTTTACTGCACAGAGTAA
- the LOC136686545 gene encoding zinc finger protein 436-like isoform X1, which yields MKNGKKNPPSPSLLLNVSKTVLHYFQKYHREDYITMLKSGEIKCEDEECVISGSQEAPSAALTTNSFGKRTQKNTDKRNSFNCTECGKSFTHHSSLKQHQRIHTGEKPYSCSECGKSFTRQSHLHTHQSVHTGEKLYSCSDCGKDFTHQSSLKRHQQIHTGEKPYHCSECGQRFTRQNNLLTHQRIHTGERPYYCTECGKSFTELCSLQIHQRIHTGEKPYQCSECGKSFSQLSNLQRHHHIHTGEKPYQCTECGKSFNQLSNLTGHQRLHTGEKPYSCSVCGQSFTQLGHLQTHQRIHTGEKPYQCSECGQSFTTRSSLVRHQRTHTGEKPYLCSVWEVFYCTE from the exons ATGAAGAATGGAA AAAAAAACCCTCCCTCTCCAAGTCTTCTGCTGAATGTGTCCAAGACAGTTCTACATTACTTCCAGAAATATCACAGAGAGGATTATATCACAATGTTGAAATCAGGGGAGATTAAATGTGAGGACGAGGAGTGTGTGATCTCTGGTTCTCAGGAAGCACCTTCAGCTGCTCTTACCACTAATTCATTTGGcaaaagaacacagaaaaacacagataaacGGAACAGTTTTAACTGCACTGAGTGCGGAAAGAGTTTTACTCATCACAGTTCTCTGAAacaacaccagcgcattcacacaggagagaaaccgtattcctgttcagagtgtggaaagagttttactCGACAGAGTCATCTCCACACCCACCAGAGcgttcacactggagagaaactcTATTCCTGTTCAGATTGTGGGAAGGATTTCACTCATCAGAGTTCTCTCAAAAGACACCAGCagattcacacaggagaaaaaccgtatcactgttcagagtgtgggcaAAGGTTTACTAGACAAAACAACCTCCTAacacatcagcgcattcacacaggagaaaggCCGTACTACTGtacagagtgtgggaagagctttACTGAACTCTGCAGTCTGcaaatacaccagcgcattcacactggagaaaaaccgtatcagtgctcagagtgtgggaagagtttttcaCAACTGAgtaatctccaaagacaccaccatattcacacaggagagaaaccttatcagtgcacagagtgtgggaagagctttAATCAACTGAGTAATCTCACTGGACACCAGCGtcttcacacaggagagaaaccgtattcctGTTCAGTGTGTGGACAAAGTTTTACTCAACTTGGTCATCTTCagacacaccagcgcattcacacaggagagaagccgtaccagtgctcagagtgtgggcaGAGTTTTACTACACGGAGTAGTCTCGTAAGACACCAGCGcactcacactggagagaaaccgtatctgTGCTCCGTGTGGGAAGTGTTTTACTGCACAGAGTAA
- the LOC136686545 gene encoding zinc finger protein 436-like isoform X2, with protein MLKSGEIKCEDEECVISGSQEAPSAALTTNSFGKRTQKNTDKRNSFNCTECGKSFTHHSSLKQHQRIHTGEKPYSCSECGKSFTRQSHLHTHQSVHTGEKLYSCSDCGKDFTHQSSLKRHQQIHTGEKPYHCSECGQRFTRQNNLLTHQRIHTGERPYYCTECGKSFTELCSLQIHQRIHTGEKPYQCSECGKSFSQLSNLQRHHHIHTGEKPYQCTECGKSFNQLSNLTGHQRLHTGEKPYSCSVCGQSFTQLGHLQTHQRIHTGEKPYQCSECGQSFTTRSSLVRHQRTHTGEKPYLCSVWEVFYCTE; from the coding sequence ATGTTGAAATCAGGGGAGATTAAATGTGAGGACGAGGAGTGTGTGATCTCTGGTTCTCAGGAAGCACCTTCAGCTGCTCTTACCACTAATTCATTTGGcaaaagaacacagaaaaacacagataaacGGAACAGTTTTAACTGCACTGAGTGCGGAAAGAGTTTTACTCATCACAGTTCTCTGAAacaacaccagcgcattcacacaggagagaaaccgtattcctgttcagagtgtggaaagagttttactCGACAGAGTCATCTCCACACCCACCAGAGcgttcacactggagagaaactcTATTCCTGTTCAGATTGTGGGAAGGATTTCACTCATCAGAGTTCTCTCAAAAGACACCAGCagattcacacaggagaaaaaccgtatcactgttcagagtgtgggcaAAGGTTTACTAGACAAAACAACCTCCTAacacatcagcgcattcacacaggagaaaggCCGTACTACTGtacagagtgtgggaagagctttACTGAACTCTGCAGTCTGcaaatacaccagcgcattcacactggagaaaaaccgtatcagtgctcagagtgtgggaagagtttttcaCAACTGAgtaatctccaaagacaccaccatattcacacaggagagaaaccttatcagtgcacagagtgtgggaagagctttAATCAACTGAGTAATCTCACTGGACACCAGCGtcttcacacaggagagaaaccgtattcctGTTCAGTGTGTGGACAAAGTTTTACTCAACTTGGTCATCTTCagacacaccagcgcattcacacaggagagaagccgtaccagtgctcagagtgtgggcaGAGTTTTACTACACGGAGTAGTCTCGTAAGACACCAGCGcactcacactggagagaaaccgtatctgTGCTCCGTGTGGGAAGTGTTTTACTGCACAGAGTAA